TAGATCTATTCCTCGTAAGCAATGCAGTGCTCAGTCGTGATACCGAAGCACATATTTTTGACGGAATATCTGATCACAAAATGATATCGTTAACATTTCAACTTGGCCATCCGACTGACACCAAGAAAAAAAGATGCCTCGTTCCAAACTTTTGCCGCGCTGAGGACGTTGACATGTTGGACGCCATGGATAGGTCGCTGGCTGATTTCATACTTCTTTCTGAATCGGGCACGTACTGTGTGAACGAGCTGTGGTGCTTCTTTAGGAACCTAGTGTTAAACTGCGCCAGGGACTTTGTTCCAATGAGACTAAGCGTTCAAAAGTGCACACGCCCATGGATGACAAAGGAGATACTGCGGCTAAACGAATAAGAAAACAGCACCATCAGTGTACCACAGAGGGCAATGCCAGTAAACTTTCCCAACATATGCCTGCAACTAAAGGCAACCATTAGAAATTCAAAGGAATACTATCAAAGTGTATCTTTAAAGAATTTTCTGCTGTCTCCCCCGGCAAACTTCTGGCGTCAATTTTCTTTGAAAAAGCAGCCCTTGTCCAGTTTCTGCATCGATGGGGAAACCCTAACTGATAAACGTTTGATCGCAAAATCTTTCAATCAATTTTTCTGTTTGGTATTTATGGATGACGATGGTTGCAAACCAAGCTTTAACCTTCCAGTTGATTGCCCGCCAATTGAAAACATCTCAGTGACCGAAGAAGGCATTTTATCCCTCTTGTTTAATTTGAATACAAAGAAATCGCCTGGAATGGACGGCATACCTACTGCTTTTCTCGCGAGATATGCCGAGTGGTGCTCAAAATATCTGTGCATCCTATTAAGCAAGTCTTTATCGTGTGCAGAAGTTCCGGATGACTGGAAGTACGCAAAGGTTACCCCAATACCCAAATCAGAAAACACGTTACTTATCACTTCGTACAGACCGATTTCATTGTTACCCACATGTGCAAAAACTCTTGAGCATATTATATTTAAACATATTTCGGTCTTCCTGAATGACAACAATATAATTGATTCCAGACAGCATGGGTTTCGGAAGGGACTGTCGATAACAACACAGCTACTCGAAACTATCCACGAACTCGCAGCAATTCTAGACAGACAGGGCCAAACTGATATAATATTCATAGATTTCGAAAAAGCATTCGACCGTGTGTCTCGCACTAAACTGCTTTTAAAACTACAAACAATGCTTAAAAATGATTCTTTGATTTCATGGATTTCTGCATATCTGTCGTTAAGGCGGCAAAGTGTGTTTATCGACGGTGCGCATTCTGAATCGGCACCGGTTCGGTCGAGCATTCCACAGGGGTCCCCGTCCTTGGACCTCTTTTCTTTCTCATCTTTGTCAATGACCTAATAAAAGAAGTGAATGTGAAAATATgattatttgcagatgactgtataCTATATCAAGAAGTTAATAACGTAAATAATCAGGTCTGTTTGAATTCTTCCTTAGCCAAGGTAGAAGCGTGGTGCGCCACATGGCGAATGAATATTAATGCAAAGAAAACAGTTGCTATGTCAGTAACACGAAAACACCACCCCTTAAAATTTGCTTAGTTTCAGTGGTAATAATCTATCTACGGTTAGTAACTACAAATACTTGGGCCTCGTAATTTCATCAGACCTTAGATGGAACGAACACATATCTCATATTACAAAAATGGCAATGCGCCAAATTGGTTGCTTGAGAAGGTCGCTACTACAGTACATACAAGACATCCGTCTTTTAGCGTACAAAACGTATATTAGACCAATTCTTGAGTACGCCTAGTAGTACGGGACCTATACACCCTGAAGAACATTACACAATTGGAAAGCATTCAAAGAAAATCTGTTAGATGCGTATTTAACTGTTATAGCTGGCACGTATCTCCGACTGTTCTTATTAACAAAACCAACCTGGAGACATTAAAATTAAGGCGATATAGGGACCGACTGAAATACCTGTATTTACTTTATCATGATATGGTGGGGATAGATAAGGATATGTATATTACTTTAGTTACCAGGCGTGCAACACGATCTAATCAtccaaaaaaaataaaaggaatttTCTTGCAGAACAAACGTATTTAAAAACTCATTTTTTCCTCGGACGATAGGCGAGTGGAATGCGCTATCCGCCAGTACAGTGGAATGCCCGACCATCCAGTCATTCTGCAACATCTGAATAGCATTCAGACatattatatattatatgtatgtgtatgcacatattttttttctttttgatttaCATTATATGCAAGTCCTTTGTTCGCTTGCTTGCTTGTCATTATTCTTTGTAAAATTTTGCTGCTCAACCGACCAATCATGCGCGATGTCTTTCAGCATACCAGTATGAAtgcgagtcttttttttttactccttgtTATCAATATGCTCTGTACAGCTCGTGCGGTCCAGCAAATATCTGTATTCTAAAATATATTGAAATTTTTTAAAGCTTTTCGTTGGAATGCTCTGTACAGCTCGTGCGGATCAGGGAATATGTCTACTGCAATGTATTGAATTCTTGTAATGCTTTTtgcagttcatttttttttttttttcatctgcataTCGCACTGTCCACTCGTGCCCAAGGCCTAAGACTAAGGCTGGCAGTATcccgtaaataaataaattagtgcATCGTTTCAGGCACTCAACGCCGTCCACAATGGCTTTCTTTGTTCACACCGGTCAGCGACTTGCCGGACCATGACTATCATGCCCTGGCGTCGGAACGACGGTGGGAAACAGAACTAAGGTCCTTTATCCAACACTTCCATGACATCTGGAATGTGGAGCTTCCGAATGACAGTCACATTGTCATTCATGTTGTTTTCACGGGCGGTAGACTTTTCTCGAACTCGATGACTCGCTAGGGCTCGATGCCAAAGAAATTCAGTTGAAGCGGCAGCTTGTCACTTTATTTCTTCTAGACACTTTGACTCCTTCCATGGTGATTTTCCTATCAACACAAGAACACGTGGCCAGTCTTGCAGCAGATGCACTTGTCTCCACTATTCAATCATTAAAGGGGGCACTGGAACACTTCTTTAACACAGCATTCCCTATCTGCAGACAATGTTGCTATATGTACATGCAAGCCAAATATTATTCCACTGTAAGTGCAGGAAGCTAACAAGCTCGCATAAGAAATTGCTTGCTCTATCCAAACCCCTGATCTCTTTCCAACATCAGCTATGAATTCTATATGAATTCTATGAAGCTATAAAGCATGACAGTCCACAAACTGCAGCCATTGCACACATGCATGCATACCCTTCCAGTCTTTCTAGAAAACAGGGAAGCACAAATTATTAATGTGTCATTACACCTCAGTCATGCACCAGCCTCAACAGGTCACTACTATAAGCACACCATGAAAATAAGAAAGATAAATATAAGCAATAGGCAGAGCATTGCTATTGTTGCAGAAATTGCAAAAGTTGTTTAACCTTCAATTAAAACACACAGTATGTGGCTAAAAGATACAAATCAACAAGCCACAATCACAAGCTTGCTTAAAAGTAATGGAAATGTTGTAGGAGTTCTATCTCTTCGATCTGCCAGCATAACAATTACCACTTTAGAGTAGAAGAACTCTACAACACTGAAGGAACACAACACAACAACGGCGAGGCTCAATGCAGCAGGGTGAATTTACGGACAGATGCTAAAGAAAACATTCTATTTTTAAACTCAAATTACCGCACTTTTCTGGTTTTCATTTCATCGTCCACGGTAagcaatcacacacacacaaagtgtTTAGCAACATGAAGCAATTTAAAAAGCCAgtttctaaaaaataaaaaataaaataaaaataagaaaaaacatCGCTGACACTGCGGTCTGTTGGCAGTTCGCGCGCTACTTCGGCAATTGCCGACTTCTCGCTCGCAGGTCGCTGACGTACTCTTGCCTGTCGAAAACGTGTACCCCGGGCCTTCTGGAAACTTTCAATGGCCGTTGCGGGCGCTATGCCAAGCTTGTCGACCATGTACCTGCACACCACGTATCCGGTCCTGTTGACGCCGTGCGTGCAGTGAACCCCTACAAGCTTGCCATCGTTGTCTGGCTCCGCGACGAATTCGCCGACGGCTGCGAAGAACGACTTCACGACTTGCGCGTTGGGTACACGAGCAACACGAGCACCGGGGCACATGATCTTGGTGTGGGCGACGCCGCGGGAGACCATGCAGTTGGGGTCGTAGTAGCGATCCGTGTTCGTCAAATCGATGACGAGGCCTAGGCCCTGTACTTGCTGAAGCAAACGTTCCGGCGTGAACCGCATGTTACTTGGAAGGCTCGAACATATAGCTTCGCGAAGCGGCACCTTGAAAGGTACGAATCGGGTCCCAGGAACGATGCTGCCGTGGTCTGTGTAGTCCGGCCACCTGTCGGGTACGGCGTTCCTGGACGGAGCCATATGTATTTGACCGGCGCTCACAAGCTCTTTCCGGTATGTATTTATCTTCACACGGTATTACAGCTTTCCTTCATCGCAGGTGAAAATTAATGAGACCACCGCGTGTATCCAgtggccgtattctgaaacgttccacttcagcgatatttctttttcgctttcaggcgcgcgctgattggctggttgagcaaaatttaaTGACGTCGGGTTAagcagccaatcagctcatccaattttgctaaaacagccaatcatctcGCGCCTGAAAGCGAgaaagaaatatcgccgaagtggaacgtttcaggtTACGGCCCCAAGACAACGGCGCGCCTCAAGGCGCGTGGTGCAACGTTGCGTGGTGGAACGAGCGGGAGACAGATGATAGTGCATGGTTTCGTATTCTGTATTACATTGGTCGACCACGCCGGTCATGGCGCCGGTACGACAAAGCCAGCTCTTCTAGTACACTATCACTTTTAAGTTTTACTGATTTTTTAGAATGACCTacggcagatagcataattccatTCAGGGGCGGATCACGTTTCTTTCtgaaaggagggaggggggggggggggggcaacttctgtcaatgatgatgatgatagtagcctttcttatttaccgaaattcgcCGTTTCTGTTCACGATAAACCCGCTTCGTattcactctaaaaacagttgcaccctttggggcgtatttttgccacagaacaataatcgtcatctgacttgcgtggctttcctttctttaacgctgtgcgcccggcacttctcggtcacgaacgacaagagcgttatcagcgtgacacagcgttctcgacaggaaagtagcaagtgcagagttttcaagataggaaacgcaagcaagacagatgacgattattgttgtgtgacaaaaatgcaccccaaagggtgcaactgttcttagagtgttgacccttttcgcggcgatggtgacgcgtccattgcttgcctcagctgcctccattgcctccgtgtttacaatggatacACATGACGCTCGGTGCGGCTCAGGGAACCTCTCTTTCGGGGGGTATCGTATACGCTGACTGGGTGGTGGACAccaagctttggccacagctagaggacatgtaaaagcgttttcgaagctcattaagctttgtccaaaacggcgcgagcagcgtatgtATGTGTTTGTACTAAAAACGAGGTTAAagatgtattccaagctttccgcttaggaattggatcaggatcagtgtgttttgctcttcgttctttatttggcaaatacttaaaagcagcggcttgtcatgtttctgactcattgaagttcgtcggtgccggtcactatttgattattttctgcctagtcgctcgcgggtgtgctcagtttttgcaatagatttgttctagCTGTAtagcttggaacgtagctgtacTGTTCTTTGTAatatagcttgtagcaaatatctAGAATCGCTGTAGTGAATATGTAGTATATACTTTCGCAGTGTCGCGAGTTGCTCACGTGCTTTGTGAATAGGGAGGTGCCCTCCCTACGCGTCCGGG
This genomic stretch from Dermacentor silvarum isolate Dsil-2018 chromosome 2, BIME_Dsil_1.4, whole genome shotgun sequence harbors:
- the LOC119442627 gene encoding LOW QUALITY PROTEIN: RNA/RNP complex-1-interacting phosphatase homolog (The sequence of the model RefSeq protein was modified relative to this genomic sequence to represent the inferred CDS: deleted 1 base in 1 codon), which gives rise to MAPSRNAVPDRWPDYTDHGSIVPGTRFVPFKVPLREAICSSLPSNMRFTPERLLQQVQGLGLVIDLTNTDRYYDPNCMVSRGVAHTKIMCPGARVARVPNAQVVKSFFAAVGEFVAEPDNDGKLVGVHCTHGVNRTGYVVCRYMVDKLGIAPATAIESFQKARGHVFDRQEYVSDLRARSRQLPK